Proteins co-encoded in one Aggregicoccus sp. 17bor-14 genomic window:
- a CDS encoding serine/threonine-protein kinase, protein MIERNTIPKLAPTEVGDPLIGRVLNDRFRIIEVLGSGGMGRVYKAMQAPLDRLVALKVLNASYAGSTDPGFQKRFFLEASVTSKLRHPNTITVIDYGKTDDGIFFIAMEYLEGKTLAQVLTQLGPQPWGRALSIGMQIARSLREAHKVGLIHRDLKPANVMVINQEEADTDLIKVLDFGLVKSFTPDAAVKTPSDTELTQNGVILGSPQYMAPEQARNISDPRSDVYSLGVLLYQTLTGRPPFQAAQSIDVIIKHLNEPPPPFSSVWPNHAIPQEVEALVMKCLEKRPDQRFQSMEEVLEGMKRASTSAGMSGAFNTSPQMIGSGPLQVNTGALRVSSTAASRLSQTGAQRLQQAAAAAQGGTGAHTLALDVSLDDEAPKRKLLPLALFGGAALLGVGAAALFFLRSPAPAPAAPAPVAQAAAAPATQPAAPAPQQPAVAAAAQPASTEPVQPAKPVKPEVVPVRFLVASEPSGARVLYRGRSLGETPVQLEVEPGARGRAEAELTFVLSGYERTVATAEGRGPEVRFTQKLKKKNEAKPKPGSPGYKDDPYQ, encoded by the coding sequence ATGATCGAGCGCAACACCATTCCCAAACTCGCTCCGACCGAGGTGGGTGACCCGTTGATCGGGCGCGTGCTCAACGACCGCTTCCGCATCATCGAGGTGCTGGGCTCGGGCGGCATGGGGCGCGTGTACAAGGCGATGCAGGCGCCGCTCGACCGCCTCGTGGCGCTCAAGGTGCTCAACGCGAGCTACGCGGGCAGCACGGACCCGGGCTTCCAGAAGCGCTTCTTCCTCGAGGCCAGCGTCACCAGCAAGCTGCGCCACCCGAACACCATCACCGTCATCGACTACGGCAAGACGGACGACGGCATCTTCTTCATCGCGATGGAGTACCTCGAGGGCAAGACGCTCGCGCAGGTGCTCACCCAGCTGGGGCCGCAGCCCTGGGGCCGGGCGCTGTCCATCGGCATGCAGATCGCGCGCTCGCTGCGCGAGGCGCACAAGGTCGGCCTCATCCACCGCGACCTCAAGCCCGCCAACGTGATGGTGATCAACCAGGAGGAGGCGGACACGGACCTGATCAAGGTCCTCGACTTCGGCCTGGTGAAGAGCTTCACGCCGGACGCGGCGGTGAAGACCCCGAGCGACACCGAGCTCACGCAGAACGGCGTCATCCTGGGCTCCCCGCAGTACATGGCGCCCGAGCAGGCGCGCAACATCTCGGACCCGCGCTCGGACGTGTACAGCCTGGGCGTGCTGCTCTACCAGACGCTCACCGGCCGCCCGCCCTTCCAGGCCGCGCAGAGCATCGACGTCATCATCAAGCACCTCAACGAGCCGCCCCCGCCCTTCAGCAGCGTGTGGCCCAACCACGCCATCCCCCAGGAGGTGGAGGCGCTGGTGATGAAGTGCCTGGAGAAGCGGCCCGACCAGCGCTTCCAGTCCATGGAGGAGGTGCTCGAGGGGATGAAGCGCGCGAGCACCAGCGCGGGGATGAGCGGCGCCTTCAACACCAGCCCGCAGATGATAGGCAGCGGCCCCCTGCAGGTGAACACGGGCGCCCTGCGCGTGAGCTCCACCGCGGCGTCGCGCCTGAGCCAGACCGGTGCGCAGCGCCTGCAGCAGGCGGCGGCCGCTGCGCAGGGCGGCACCGGCGCGCACACGCTCGCGCTGGACGTGTCGCTCGACGACGAGGCCCCCAAGCGCAAGCTGCTGCCGCTCGCGCTCTTCGGCGGCGCGGCCCTGCTGGGCGTGGGCGCGGCCGCCCTCTTCTTCCTGCGCTCGCCGGCCCCTGCGCCCGCGGCGCCTGCGCCGGTGGCCCAGGCGGCTGCCGCGCCCGCGACGCAGCCCGCCGCCCCCGCGCCGCAGCAGCCGGCGGTGGCCGCCGCGGCGCAGCCCGCGTCCACCGAGCCCGTGCAGCCCGCGAAGCCGGTGAAGCCTGAGGTGGTGCCGGTGCGCTTCCTGGTCGCGAGCGAGCCCTCGGGCGCGCGCGTCCTCTACCGCGGCCGCAGCCTGGGCGAGACGCCCGTGCAGCTCGAGGTGGAGCCGGGCGCGCGCGGCCGCGCCGAGGCGGAGCTCACCTTCGTGCTCTCCGGCTACGAGCGCACCGTGGCCACCGCCGAGGGGCGCGGCCCCGAGGTGCGCTTCACGCAGAAGCTGAAGAAGAAAAATGAGGCGAAGCCGAAGCCCGGCTCGCCTGGTTACAAGGACGACCCGTACCAGTGA